The sequence AGCAGGAGGGGCGGGCGGGAGCGTTAGGCCCCGCCACGTCGGTGTCCGTGAGCGGGCGATCGAGTTCGTGGGTCAAACCTCGATGTCCGGGCTGCATCGGCGCCCCCCAGCCAGATTCCTGATGGCCGGCGGCGGACAACGAAGGTAAAAGACCAGACCTTTCGGGGAGAGAAACCGAATTGTAAAAACCTCTCCTTGGGCCAAATTCTTTCTGCAAACCGGGAGCGAACTCCCGTGGCTGGACTCCAACAGAGGGGCCAACCTCAGAGCGCCCCGGAGCACGTTCTGGGAACTCGATGTGCGCTGTGCGGTGAAACGAAGATGGTATTACCATCTTCATTTCACCGACTGACGGACcgaagcccagagaagggaagcgACGTGGCTTAGATCCTCCGGCCAATTTGGGAGCCGTGATAATGGCAGCCTCCTCGGGCACCTGTCTCTAGGGGATCTGCAGGAGGGAGGGGCGTGATGCTGGCCCCGACTGCTGACGCCCAAGGACCGGCTGGGATAGAGCAGCCCCAAGCCGCAACGGAGGAAAACAAAACGGTGTTTTCAGCAAGATGATCTTATACTGAAGGACTTTGTTCGAAAAATCATGTACTTCCAACTTTTGGGGGGATAGGGAATGTTAAAATTTCCTTCTACTGTGTCCTTACTTGGCAAATTAAAAAGTGACAGCCCAACTTGATCCCCAGATGTTGGTGGCAGGTCTTAGCTTAGCCTTGTGTTCTCAAAGGCAGGCAATATTTGTACCCTAGGGCTGACCAGATACTCAGACACAGGACAGGTGGtccctggagggggtgggggagcagtgACCTCCCTCAAAGCCTAGGCCTGAGAGGACAGGCTCATGGGATGCCAACCTGCACCCTAATAGTTTCCAGCTGTGCCTGTGACCCTTTGTCACAAGAATAATGTCACCCTCAGGATACCCACATGTCAGCTGGCCATATTACAAAGTGAGAAAACAGGCACAGTGGACTTAGGAAACTAGTTACTCCACAGCACAAATGGTCCTGCTGAcatgctttccttttttccaccCTAAAGTCTGATGATttaatttagtcctcacaactCTGGGGTAGCACTTGCAGCTCCCAAATGGGGACAGGTGCACAGCAGTAAAGTGATTAGCCCAGATCCATACAGATGGTAGACGGCAGGGGCAGAGTTCAACCTCACACTGCCCTTAAAGTTACTTCACCTACTTTTTCTAGGAGTGGGTGTGTCCTGCCCCACGGCTATGTCAGAATTCCCCACTGGCTCTGAAACTGTGGTTCTGGGTTGACTGAATGTTCCTGGACCCCATGGTTTGCCCTGTGGGGCTGCCCCTCTAAAGGGGTAGCTGCTTCCTTACCTGTGAAATTAAGTAGATATGGACAAGACCTATTCCAGAGTGAAAAAAACTAGAAAGCCGAAGCATACAGTTTCAGAGACAAGGGGGACGAATTAAAAGATTATCAAGGAAGTCAAggaagaaaagttattttttaaaaagtcagcccCAGCCAGACAGTAAGACAGCCCCAGGCCTGCATGGGGAGCTGGCAGCCTGGGGCTAGCTAGGGCCAAGGGCTAGGCTGCCAAACACAGCTTGGAGCCATGCCATTTAAGAACTACAAATATTTTAGGGGGTTAAGACAAGGTCAGTGAGACCTGGGTTGTGGAGCCGGCTTGGGAGGGCTTCTTTCTGGGGAAGATGAGGTCTGGATGGAGACAGATGTGGCCCCTTGTTCTGTCACCCAAAGCTAGCAGCTGACTCTAGAGATGGGAGAGGCATCTTGGCCCTGAGTGAATGAAAGGCAAGGTGAGGTCAGTCTCCATGCAGAAGGTTAATAGGCTGACTTTGTGCCtttgccctgcccacctccccatgGTCTGGCTAGCTGTGGGGCCTGAACCGTGGATATGGGGTCCAGGTCTTGGCTAATCCAGAATCCAGAAAGGGCTGATATGGCTGTAAAGGACCAAATTAAAAACAGTTCTCAGACTGGTTTgtgcaaatgttttttttttttatttccacatttaTATCACAAGGTGTCCATTTACTGGACCAAATAGCAAAGTTGCTCCCTTCTGCGTCCTGAGAACACAGAAGTCTAGGTACTGTACATTCACTAAGGCTCCTTGTTTTTGCAAATCGCATTTATGACAAATAACCATAAGGCAAACGAATCTAAAGGAATGGTTATGAGTGTTTCCAGCGTACAGACAGGTCTCTTCTCACCCAACAGTACAGCTTACACACCAGTAGCACCCACGGTTACTTTTGTGTTTTCTGGGGAGGAGACTCTAGAAAGGTGAACTTTTCTAGATATGTGCAGGAAGGGGAAAATGAAGAGGGAGGAACAAGGAACGTTACTCGTTTGATGGTCAGATGGAAGAGGGGGTAAAATAAACTCCAGAAAACTTAAATTTTTgcagcatttctttaaaaattgggttgtaaCTGAAACCAGATACAAATGTGTGGACGCCCAGGGAGCATGGGTCAAACTGGCTGGCAAGCTGGCCTGCCTGATGCCAGCAGCTCGCTACAGCTGAGAAGCTTCTGGCACCATGATGGAAAAGCTGGCCAGGTGGGGTGCAAACAGAGGCCACAGCGTTGCCCACTGCCTCAAACACTCAGGGCcatgttaaaaaacagaaaatgcagaGATGAGATGCGTGCTTCTGTTGCTGTGTTAAAGGTAACCTCTTCCACAGGTTTTCTGTGCCTGCCTGCAACTGAGGTCCCAGCTCACCGGGGGCTGGGAAGCGTCCACACCTCTTCCAGGGTGGGGGGCTAACGCTTTTTATAGCTAGTTTGCTATAGAGTTCTGAACTCACTTTGCTGGCCTTCCTTCCACGCggtccttcctttgcaattttgtTAGTAAACTGGTAGcagcatttcacaaaagaaggaGAATTTTGAGGGAAGAGCACAGAGAGACCTAGAGACTCTcgttccctctccctcccaccccaggccggacctccccccaccctccggattcccaaccactggagGCGCCGGGCTCTATGGCTGACTGCAAGGTGGGAATGCACTTAGAGCCCGACAGGCCAGTCAGTCCAAGCAGACATAAGGCAGAATGTTCAACCGCCCGTCGTCGCCGTGCGGGTCGAGCGATATGCACTGCGTCCAGTCATACCAGTTACCCTGTGTGTCATGACACCCGTTCACCCCCGGCCACTGATGGGCCTGGATCCTGTTCAGATCGTCCTGCGTGACCTCACGGCTTAGCCCTGGGAGGTCCGTGGGTGGGCTGTGAGCCACCAGCACGTGCCGCTTCCGGGCCCCGCGCCGAGTGCTCTCCTCCTGCTTCAGGTACTCGGACATGAAGTGGTGAGCGCCCGGGGTCTGTGCACCCGACGACGAGAGCAGGCTGCTCTGCTGGCTCAGGTAGGACTGGATGATCTCGTTGCGCGACAGCTCCTTCCAGTTCGTCTGTTCAAAAGGGCTCTGGAGGCTGGCCTTGGCCTCGGGCTTGTCCAGCTCTGTCCTCGGCTGCTCCGTGTGCACAGGGCTGTCGGCCCGCACTGGCTCTTTCTGGGTCAGAGGTTTGATCTGTCTCGTCATGGGGTCAAAGGTGAGCTTCCGCTCTTTTAACCGGACAGGCTTGACACCTGCCTCGGCCACCTGCCCGTCCAAGTTAACCGTGTAGTCACGAGGCCGGTACCTCTTCTTCTTTTTGCTGTCCGAGCCACCAGAGGAGGCAGCATCGCTGTCTGCCTTGGAGGAGTCCGGGGAGAAGCCTGCCCGGGGCAGGAGGGGCTCGGCCGGTGGCAGCCCTGCCTTGCAGCCCGACCCCGCGAGCCGCTGGTGGCCCTCAGGCTGCTCCAGCCAGCGCACCGGGCTCTCTGCGCTGGGCAGCAGCTCGAGCCGCCGCACGGGGGGCGTGGACGGCTGGGCCAGCGGAAGCGGTGACGGCACCTGTGTGGCATCGAGTGACTGGGGCCGAGGCGAGGGACTGGGCATGGAGCCCTTGTATGTGTACGGGCTCCGCTGCCGGGCAAAGGAGCCCTCGTGCCGTGAGTTCCGGGGACTGAAAGAGCAGCGAGGCGGccccttggggtgggggggacctgGAGTCTCGTCCACCCTGTCCAGCTGCTGCAGCACCACAGCCTTCGTCTGCAAGCAGGGCCTGGGGGGCTTGCCCAGACCCGGGGAGCTGGTGTGTGGCCTCACGGCATTGACGGGGATCTTGCCACTGTGCTTGTCATTCTCGCTGTGCTCCAGGCGGCTGCCCTCGGGGCCCACGTGCCCGCTGCTGTCCAGGGGGCCGGGGAAGctctcagggctcccactgatccCATTGGTGGGAAGGGGGGACGAGTTGGCTACCAGGGAGTCGTGGCTCACTTTGGAGACCCTGGGAGGTGGCCCAGGGTGACCGAGGTCGCGCTGGTCCCCCCGGCGCTTGCGGCTGCCCAGCCTGTCCAGCCGCTGCCCAGGCAGCCTCTGGATGTCATTGCGGTTCTTCAGGTCATGGATGCTCTTGGGCGGGCCGCCCGCCCCTGCCTCTGGCCGGCAGTTATGGGCGCCCCCGTTGGCCGAGCCGGGGGCACCCGCCAGCCCCCGCAGTGCAGCCTCATTCTGGTGCACGGGCTCGATGAGCTTCTGCCAGCTCCGCAGCAGCTTCTTGGCCCGCTTGGCGAGCTCCTCGTTCTTCGTCTTCTTGCGGACGTCGTTGATGAGCTTCCCAAGTCGGGTTTCCTACAGCCAGAGAGAGACGATGACACACTTTTAGGACAGGGACACCCCATGAAAAGGGAGCTGAGACAGAAATGGGGGGAAGGGCCCCATGTCTCTGAAATGACCCCACTGGCCCCTAAACCACTGGCCTCCCAGACACAAAACCTACGAGGATTTTGGGTCCCTTGTGACATTTAAATTCTCAACTCCCAAGTCCTCAGACCTTATGGTCCCAGAGACGGCAGTCTCAGAAGCATCATCTCACAGGCTCCCAACTCCTGGAGGCTGTGGACGGACCATTTAAGGCTACTGCAAAGCATCCTGGGGGAGCACGTTGTGGCAAAGGCAACAGCAAACAGAGGGCCCTGAGCCAGCGTCACTCACTGGAACCTCTGCTGGGCATGCACCCCAGGGTGTgcagggcctcctgcagagaaAGGGGCCCCAGACTAAAGCCACCCATTTCCTGCAGTGCCTGTGGGAAGATGGTACTCTTGGAGCATGTGCTGTGGGCTGGCACAGTGCAGGCCAGGAGGGCATGCCCCCCTCACTCCTCTTAAGGACCCACTGGGCCAGTGAGCAAAGTCTCTGAGGCTCCAAGAAGCCAGGAAAGACCTGGGTTGGGGCAGCCCAGGCCCGGCCCTCACTGCCCTCCCTAGTGTTCAGGCCAGAAATGCTCACCTCCAGTGCCTCTTTGGTAATGGGGTATTTCTCCAGGCTGGAGATGACTTCCTGCACCGCCACCATGTTCCGGATCTGCAAAACAAGAGCTACTGGTCAGACCCCAGGCACTTCTCCCCATGCCAGCCTGCTCTAGAATGCTCCCTTTCCCGAGAGCCAGTGGAGCCAGCATCACCAAAGCCCCCACCTCGTGCAGCCTCCTACCTGCTCCCAGGGGCCAGCATGGCACCCAGTGCACACCCTCCAGTCTGCCTCCTCTAGTGCATGGTGACCAGTTTACCATGAGCCTGTCTATGGACACGCCCACCTGTCCAAGTGGCTGTCACACAACTGAGATTCACTGTGTTTATGAAACAAGATTCCCCTTCATATGGGAGATGCACTCAAATCTGCCATCTGATGGGAGGTTGAAAGATGTATCAAATAAAGTGCACCAAGTTGAAAAGAGCCATACATAATAATCTAATCAATTTAGTTAAATTAATGAGATCTCCAGAGTTCATCTAAAGACACCACAAGGAGAGCAAAAGTCAAAGTGGGAGAAGACCAATGCCACAGGGCCCCGAGGTTCCATCTGGAGCATACAGAGAACTTGGGCCGGGAGACACGAATAGGAACTGGACAAAACAGGAGATCGTGCAGCAGTGCTCAACTCTCTTAGTCATCAGCAGATGCAGACCGAACCCACCAGTGACTGCTACACTGCATACACACCTGACAGGTGGAAATGGGGTCTGACAATACCAGGTAGTTCTGGGGTGCAGCCAACTCTGGGGAGCGATGGGGCTGTGTCTAGTCAAATCAAACACGTGCATATCTCATGACCAAGCAATTCTATCCCTCACACGATACTTGCTAtgagccaggccctgttctaCCAAGGCCTGTTTCCACATAGCACTACCTTGTTGAATTATCACAACCTCAAGgggaaggtactattattaccatCACACTTAATGAATGGGGATGGCACAGAAAGGTGTGGGTCATGTGGTCATATGTTATAACGACACCAATGTCTTCCAGGAGTTGAAGGAACAGACTGAGAAATTCAAGAGCACTAGAAATGAGCACACTGCAGCTTCAGTGCATTAACAAGGTGAAGTTCAAACCACGAAGGATGAAAAGTCACAGAAAATACATATTGTTGATTCCAATTACACCAAGCATCACAGCAcactcaaaaattaactcaaaatgaattccagacctaaatgtgaaagcaAAAACTCTAAGGCTTCTAGAATAAACAGGAGAATACCTTTTCAACCTTGGggtagacaaagatttcttaggagCCCCAAAGCACTAATATCCAAGAAAAATACAGACTGGGCAGTGAGGAGGCCAGTCCCACAGGGACGAGGCCaccctctccctgtccccagccctgggATTCTGGCCCTGACAGGGTCCTGGGCTTGCCACATGGCCTGTCTCCACTCCAGTGACCTCACCCTGGTATATTTAGAGCCCTGGGTCCCCACAAActtatgaaccagcaatccccgCAGAGCGAGCCCAGCGGCACAGAGTGTCCTTGTCCTTGGGCAGACACTGTCCTGCTGCCAGACAGGAGGGGGGAGGCAGAACACCTGAGCAACCCTAGGGGCTGGCAGCAAGCTGGCACTGTAGACCTCACACAGCTGGAGACCCTCCTGGAAGCTGCACAGGGGCGGGGATGCGGTAAGGCTTGCAGGCCCCACTGTCACAGCTGAGCAGCTCCTGCACTCGGGCGGGTGTGCAAGAGAGGCTTTCGGCTTTGAGGAGGCTCTCGGCCCCGTGGAAAGTGCTACGTCCTCTGCCTTCTTCTTTCTGCCCCTGCTGCGTTGAAGTTCAGGACCCCTGGGGGCTCATCCCTCTGGCTCCGCTCTGGCCCCCACTCTGGCCATGATGGCAAGGGCACTGAGCACTGTGTGGGGAGCATCACCTGGCATTCTGGAGGCAGTCAGGCCCTTGGGACCAGGAAGTGGACCAAGCCCTGCCCTCACCACACCAAACAGGCAGGAGTCCTGGGGTCTATGCAGTGCCAGGTTGGGCCTCCGGCCTCAGACACAGCAGACAGTGACACCCCGGCAGCCTGTGGCCCTTGCCTCCCACCCTCGATGAGAGGACCCTGTGCATAGCAGGGACGCCAAGGCTCAGATATAGATAGCCAAGGGGAGGCTCCCATCCAGGCTCCAGGCCTATAAAAAGTCCAGCACAGGACCCGTGGGGCAGGGAGATGGGTGTCAGGTACCAGGCAGGCCAGGGGTACCTGTGGTGAGGGCAGCATCTGAGCAGGGCCTCCCAGGGTGGACAGGAGAAGCCCCAACACCTCAGGAGATGGTGAAATGGCACCAAAgccctggagaggggagaggggtccaGAGCAAAGACAGTGGCATAAGTCAGGAGGCCAGGAGGACGAACAGACCCAGGGGAAGTAAGCTGGCTACACAACCTGCCTTCCATTAACTTCAGCCACTGTGGGAGCTAAACTGCTCCCACTACCCCAACAGGCCACCCTGTTGCTAGGTCCTTCCTAGCACCCATCTGTCTGAAAATACACTCACTCACGATCACAGCAGAGACCATGCCATTACTGTGTGGGGAGGAAGCCTCTGAGCTACTCCCAGGCACTGCTCTCAAAGAGGGCTTTGGGGCAGCTCTACAGGTCATAGTGCTCAAGGGTCACTCACACCCTCCTGCTGTCAGGAATAGCCTGGCACATCTGTGGCCCTTCTGTCCTTTGGATATCTCCCTTGGGATTCATGCCCAGGGAATGAAGTCAAAccaaaactaataaacaaaaaaaccacctCTCAAAACTATATGCCAAACAGCTTTCCCCAAAAGGGCAGAATTCACACATGAGGGACATCTGAACACCTGCAGCCTCATCTTCTCATTAGGGCTCCTTCAACAGATACAGATTAATGTGAATTTCCTCAATAATTAGTGAagccaaatgtcacctcctttcTACTAATGCTGACTTCCCATGTGAACTGCTCACTGTCCCAGCCCACTTACTTTCATTATTTGACTGGCCTCTTTATTGCAAGTAAATACCGTCCCAGGGTGGTGATGTCTGCCCCTGTGCACACAAGTGCCTAAATGTGCTCAGGGCTGGCGCTGCAGAGGGAGGTGTCAGGAGCGGGGAGGGCTACTCTGGAAGGGCAGGGCGCAGGTGAGGTGAGCCAGGCAGCGGGGGAGCACTCAGCGCAGAGCAAAGGCAGGGCAGGAAGTCAGTGGGCAGCCCAGGGTGTGGCCCAGGTGAACACAGTCAGCTGGTGACCACTGGTGGAACTGACTCTGTCACTACTGCGCCGAGTGCTTGCGGATCCTAGACTGGAGATTCATGAGGGACAATCAGGTATCCACGGTCAGAAAGGAAAGCGAACGAACAACCATCTCAGGCAGAAAGGAGGTGAAGCAGCCAGTGTCTCCACATGGAACACACGGACACCCCCTAAACTGGCCTCCTCCAGGCCGGCTCAGCgagaggagagaaagaacccTCCTCAAACTGTCCTCACTCACACCTCAGGGATGCCCAGGGGCACACgctgggaggcggggagggaaCGCTCCTCACCACTGACCCAGTTCCCAGGGTTCTTATGCAGACCTCCCACCACGTGAGAACCAAGGGCAGGCGGGGAAGCAGCAAGGCCGACCTTCTAGTGAGCCCCTCATCACTTGCTAAGTCACTACTCCAGCCAGCCTAACCCACGACATTTGCTGCTCAACTCacgggaggaaggaaggggcgcTGGACACGCACAGGTGACAGGACCAAGGCAGGACAGCAGCCCTCAGAAGCAGCCTGGGTAAAAGTGTGGACTACACAGTGCAGGATGCCACCACTCCCACATCACACGTCTGAAAACTGTTCTGTGAACTGGTTCAGTGGTCTGAACCTGGATCCACGTGCAGAGGTGGGGACGGCTCAGGGGGGACAGACCCACCACTGACCAGCCTCCTCCTCGTGGTAATTCAGGGGATAGGCCCAGGCCCTGAGTAATTACCACCCTGTGGGGGATTTCCAGCCCTGATGTGAAACAAGGAACTGAGACTTCTTTGGAGTCCGCAAGGCCCCTTGCTCactgctcccttttctccaggCATCAAGGGCTCCTGCTCCACCCGAAATCCCCAATCTCTCACTAATTAAGCTGGACCTGTGCAGCCCTGGTGGCAAAGAGGAAACCCTGTACTCCCCAAGTCCAAGCACTGGTGAGACTCAAGGGCAGTAAGCCAGGGCAGGCCCACCCAGCCTGACTCTTCACAGGACCACTACTTGTTGGGTTCCTCCAGGGGCCAAGGTCTCTAGCTTTTCTCCCTTGAAACtctactttacagataagaaaaaactGAGGGTCCAGGAAGGTAAAAGAGGTCCGGTGCTCACCACGCAGCTAGAAGGCAGTGGAGTGTGGCTTTATGCTAGCCTGGCACAGGGTCTGCCCAACACACACGGCCCAGCTGGTGCTTTACTAGGTAGGGTGAGGGAGGGCACCCAGACACCACCAGGCTGGTGATGCTGGCATCCCACCCACATACTCTCCCCGACTTGCCACAGCAGGGAAATGCACAGGTTACAAGAGTTCCACACAGGGCTGGCTTCATGCCCAGCAGCACCTATGGATGGCCAGGCTGCCTCTGTCTACCCCCAGGGTGCACTGGAGCCAGAGAGGTCCCCACGCCCACCCACAACATCAGGGGCTTGAGCCCACCCTCAACGCTTGCCCTAAGCTGCAGGACACTTGGTAAATGACAATGGCACTGGAGCCTCTCCCTGCCAGGCCCTGGAAGGAAATGGCACACACCGAGAATGGACTCACCCCGCCTGTCTAGCCAGGCCCTGACCACACTGTGGCCCTGCATCTATGCAGCACAGCCCACACCAACTCCTTCAGTGGGCTCAAAGCCCGCCGGGTCAGCAGCAAAAACTAGTTCGCTTTAAAACCAACCATGTGtaagtcacttttttttctttttctttttaaagcagaatAGTCTAGACTAGAATTTACAAAACCCACTTAGCTCGAAAGGCTTTGGAAGTGTTCATCAGCAAGCAAGCTGTCCTTCCAAACCAAAACACGACACAGATGGCACCCAGAAGCAAGCAAACCTCGAGCCTTTCAATGTGCTGAGCATTGTAAGGCCATCCTTGGCTGAGTCACTGTgccctgcaagccacacagtgggCGTCAGTCGTGTCCACGTGGATGAAAGAGGCTTTGCCAGGCGAGTGCGTATCTGTGATTTGGTTCCAGTCTCACTCTTTTCAGCCACAGCAAGTCTTCCCGCTTCTGATGAACTCCACATGTTCCCAAGGTGGGTGCTATTCTGTGACTCTAACTGCTTCTACTGCAAGTCAGTGCAAGAGGCGGTGCCTGCATCTCCCAGAGAGCCTGGCGGTGACCAGCCCGTGTCCCACCCCATCTCCCTGAGCGAGGAAAAGAAGTCAATGTGCCTTGATTCTACCTCTCAGGTCGGAAGGTGCAGCCTCCTGGCCCTGTTCTGCCTTGCCTGGTACCACAGCCAGGCAGGAGCCAGGGGAACCTCCCTCAGGCAGGTGTCATGCCAGCGCCCTGCCTGGCAAAGCTGCCTTCCTCTGCCAGGACCCCATGGGAATCTCGCACTCACAAGGGTGAAGTTTCTCTCATTCACGGCTTCTGAGAGGAAGAACGAcactggggcaggggctgtgtctcaGCCGCAG comes from Tursiops truncatus isolate mTurTru1 chromosome 3, mTurTru1.mat.Y, whole genome shotgun sequence and encodes:
- the MED26 gene encoding mediator of RNA polymerase II transcription subunit 26, giving the protein MTAAPPSPQQIRDRLLQAIDPQSNIRNMVAVQEVISSLEKYPITKEALEETRLGKLINDVRKKTKNEELAKRAKKLLRSWQKLIEPVHQNEAALRGLAGAPGSANGGAHNCRPEAGAGGPPKSIHDLKNRNDIQRLPGQRLDRLGSRKRRGDQRDLGHPGPPPRVSKVSHDSLVANSSPLPTNGISGSPESFPGPLDSSGHVGPEGSRLEHSENDKHSGKIPVNAVRPHTSSPGLGKPPRPCLQTKAVVLQQLDRVDETPGPPHPKGPPRCSFSPRNSRHEGSFARQRSPYTYKGSMPSPSPRPQSLDATQVPSPLPLAQPSTPPVRRLELLPSAESPVRWLEQPEGHQRLAGSGCKAGLPPAEPLLPRAGFSPDSSKADSDAASSGGSDSKKKKRYRPRDYTVNLDGQVAEAGVKPVRLKERKLTFDPMTRQIKPLTQKEPVRADSPVHTEQPRTELDKPEAKASLQSPFEQTNWKELSRNEIIQSYLSQQSSLLSSSGAQTPGAHHFMSEYLKQEESTRRGARKRHVLVAHSPPTDLPGLSREVTQDDLNRIQAHQWPGVNGCHDTQGNWYDWTQCISLDPHGDDGRLNILPYVCLD